CGCTGCACCGCCACCGGGGAGTCCTTCCTTGGGATTTCCAAAGACATCCCTTCGGGGTTCAACAGCGTCTGCTTCAAGCTGTCCTCCGGAGGATATCCCAACCGGCGCCTCCAGTCGCTGTGGAGCCAGTACGGCGAGGCCGGATTCGAGCGCTTGGTGATGCGCACGCTGGAATACGACGACCCCCGCAAGGACCATATGCCGGAGCTCAAAAAGCTTCTGGACCAATGCCTTGCCGAGGACCCCCAGGCGTCGCTGCTCTGGAAGTAGCGTCCGCCGGAAAGGACAGAAATGGATTATAAAAAAGTCGGGCAGGTAATTGCCCAGCTGCGCAGAGAAAAGGGACTGACCCAGCGCCAGCTGGCGGAGCAGCTCCACATCAGCAACAAGACGGTCTCCAAATGGGAATGCGGCCAGGGGTGCCCGGACCTCTCTTTGTGGGACAGCCTCTGTGCCCAGTTGGGCGCGGATCTCCACAAGCTGCTTCAAGGGGAGTTGTCGCCAAACCGGCCCGATGTGGGAAAGTTAGACCGGACCCGGTTCTATGTCTGCCCCGTCTGCGGCAACATCCTGACCAGCACGGGCCGGGCCTCCCTCTCCTGCTGCGGCCGAAAGCTCAGCCCCCTGACCAGCGCCCTGTGCGACGAGCGGCACCGCCCCGCCGTGCAGGATTTAGACGTCGAGTACTATGTCACCTTCTCCCATCCCATGGAAAAGGACCACTTCATCGCCTTTGCGGCCCACGTCCGCGACAACCGGGTAATACTGGTGCGGCTCTATCCGGAACAGGGCGCGGAGGTCCGTCTGCCCATGGCCGAACGGGGCGGAACGCTGTATCTCTACTGCACAAAACACGGTCTGCAAAGCTGTCCCTTTCCGGGATAGATGGAAGATGCCCATGCAAAACAAGCGTGCCGCCAAAAGGCGGCACGCTTGTTTTTCGGCAGGGCCGTCCTATCTCCTCTTCTGCCCCTTACAGCACCAGCGTCTCCAAAAGCAGCACCACCGCGCAGCAGGAGACGGCGACCCGAAAGAGGCTCCATCCAAACCAGGCCGCCAGGATACCGGCGATCAGCGCGGCCCCGCCGGAGATGGGGCTTTGTGTTGCCTCCAAAATGGCCGGAAAGGTCATGACCGCCAGCGTGACGTATGGGACGTAGTATAAAAATGACTGGAGAAAACGGCTGCTGATCTGCCTGCGCAGAAGGGTCAGCGGCAGCGCCCGGATCCCATAGCTGACCGCCGCCATGACCAAAATATAGAGATAGGGATTGCGGGTCATGCCTCTTCCTCCTTCCTTGGAAACAGGAGCGCTGCGCCGGCCGAGAGCAGCACCGTCAGCACAATGGTACGCGTTCCGCCGGAGACTTCCGAGACCAGAGGCAGGCGCGCCCCAGCATAGCTGAACAAAAAGCACACGCCCACCAGTCCGGCAATCACCTTGTTCGTTCTGGCAGGCGGGATGATGACAGCCAAAAACATCCCGAACAGAGCCACGCTCAGGGCGCTGACCAGCCCCGGCGGCATCAGGCTGCCCGCAATGCATCCAAGCGCCGTCCCCACCGCCCAAAGGGGCGACGCCACGACCACGGACCCATACGAGTAGTTCGGATTGAGCTTCCCCGGCCGCGCGATGGAAATGGCGAACAGCTCATCCGTAATATCAAACGCCATCAGCATGCGGTGGGGCCAGCTCATCCCGCTCTCCACCCGCTGGCTTATGGCCGCGCTCATCAAAAGGTATCTGGCGTTTGCAATAAAGGTCATCACCGCCACCTCCAGATAGGTGGCTCCCGCCCCGATCAGGGCAAATCCGGCATACTCCCCGGCGGACGCATTGCAGAGGATGCTTGCCAAAAACCCCTGAAACGGCGTCAGTCCCGCTCCCCTCGCGGCAATTCCCAGGGAAAAGGCGACGGCAAAATAGCCAAGCCCAATGGGAAAACCGTCCCGCATCCCCTCCCGGAACACCTCCAGATTGTCCCGCGCCCGCAATGAATAGCACTCACTGTTCCCGCTCATCTTCCACCCACTCTTTCTTCCGTTTGATCGGCTTGCTGATCCAGTATAACCCAACTCTTTACATCGGTAAAATTAATGTTTATAATATTTGTATAAGCAAATTCGATTTCTCAGAAGGGAGCATATGAGATGATTTCCCGGTATGGCATTTTCTGCAAGGTGGTGGAGCTGAACAGCTTCACCAGGGCCGCCGAGCTTTTGGGCTATTCCCAAAGCTCAGTCAGCCAGACAGTCAGGGTTTTGGAGCAGGAGGTCGGCGTCACGCTGATCGAGCGCAGGAAAGACGGGGTCCGGCTGACGCCGGACGGCGCGCAGTACTATCCGTACCTGCTGGCCATCCACACGGCGGAAAACGCGCTGGTGCAAAAGCAAAATGAAATGGCTGGGCTGCAAAACAGCACCATCACCATCGGCACCTTCACCAGCATCAGCCGGACGCTGCTCCCCTCCCTCATGAAGTCCTTCCAGCAGCGCTACCCGGCGGCCACCTTTGTGCTGCGCCAGGGCGACTACAACAGCATTGGAAAGTGGATCCGGGAGGGCAGTGTGGATTTTGGGTTTGTCAATCGGGACGCGGTGGAGGGAGTAGAGCTGTCCGTACTGTATGAGGACGAGATGATGGCCGCGCTGCCGCCGGGTCATCTGCTGGCAAAACGGGATGTTGTCTCCCTTGGCGAACTGGCGGCGGAGTCCTTTATCCTGCTGGATGAAGGGGAATACAGTGTGCCGCTGACCGCTTTTGCATGGCAGCGGCTCACCCCTCAGGTCAAATACAAAGTATATGACGACTACACTATTCTTGCCATGACAAGGCAGGGGCTCGGCGTCTCTCTGGTCTACCAGCGGGTGGTGGAGGGGTTTGAGCAGGGACTGGAAATCCGCCCGGTCCGGGAGACGCCGAAACGGATCGTGGCCCTTGCCTGGAAAAACAGGAAGACCATGCCCTATGCCGCCCGGCAGTTCGCCGACTTTATCCTCAGGCGCGCGGCCGGACAGGGCTGACAAAAAAAGGCCGCGGCCCTTACGGGCCGCGGCCTTTTGATTCCATTACTCCGGCGCCAGAAGCGCCACCGTCTCCACATGGGCCGTTCCGGGGAACAGGTCCACCGAGGCGGCGCGGGCCATGGGGTAG
This window of the Dysosmobacter acutus genome carries:
- a CDS encoding GIY-YIG nuclease family protein, producing the protein MDAKRKKELLDAYKNRCPDMGVISLRCTATGESFLGISKDIPSGFNSVCFKLSSGGYPNRRLQSLWSQYGEAGFERLVMRTLEYDDPRKDHMPELKKLLDQCLAEDPQASLLWK
- a CDS encoding helix-turn-helix domain-containing protein produces the protein MDYKKVGQVIAQLRREKGLTQRQLAEQLHISNKTVSKWECGQGCPDLSLWDSLCAQLGADLHKLLQGELSPNRPDVGKLDRTRFYVCPVCGNILTSTGRASLSCCGRKLSPLTSALCDERHRPAVQDLDVEYYVTFSHPMEKDHFIAFAAHVRDNRVILVRLYPEQGAEVRLPMAERGGTLYLYCTKHGLQSCPFPG
- a CDS encoding AzlD domain-containing protein encodes the protein MTRNPYLYILVMAAVSYGIRALPLTLLRRQISSRFLQSFLYYVPYVTLAVMTFPAILEATQSPISGGAALIAGILAAWFGWSLFRVAVSCCAVVLLLETLVL
- a CDS encoding AzlC family ABC transporter permease, which gives rise to MSGNSECYSLRARDNLEVFREGMRDGFPIGLGYFAVAFSLGIAARGAGLTPFQGFLASILCNASAGEYAGFALIGAGATYLEVAVMTFIANARYLLMSAAISQRVESGMSWPHRMLMAFDITDELFAISIARPGKLNPNYSYGSVVVASPLWAVGTALGCIAGSLMPPGLVSALSVALFGMFLAVIIPPARTNKVIAGLVGVCFLFSYAGARLPLVSEVSGGTRTIVLTVLLSAGAALLFPRKEEEA
- a CDS encoding LysR family transcriptional regulator, which codes for MISRYGIFCKVVELNSFTRAAELLGYSQSSVSQTVRVLEQEVGVTLIERRKDGVRLTPDGAQYYPYLLAIHTAENALVQKQNEMAGLQNSTITIGTFTSISRTLLPSLMKSFQQRYPAATFVLRQGDYNSIGKWIREGSVDFGFVNRDAVEGVELSVLYEDEMMAALPPGHLLAKRDVVSLGELAAESFILLDEGEYSVPLTAFAWQRLTPQVKYKVYDDYTILAMTRQGLGVSLVYQRVVEGFEQGLEIRPVRETPKRIVALAWKNRKTMPYAARQFADFILRRAAGQG